CGGTGAAGTACGCGGCGATCGTCTGCGCGAGACGGCCGCGGTAGAAGCTCATCCAGCCTTCGGACGCGAGCGCGCGCAGCGTCGCGGCGAGCCCGGGCTGGCGCAGCACCTCCCCGGGCTGATACGGCCGGCCGTCCTTGAGGAACGTGCGGGCCGCGTCGGGACGCCCCAGGCGATCCACGGCCTGGGTCGTGCGGATGTGATCGAACGAGGTCACCGGCGCGCCGCGCTCGGCGAGCTCTATCGCGGGCTCGAGCACCTGCGCGAGCGGCAGGCTTCCGAACTCGTCGTGCAGGCGCGCCCAGCCGGCGACGTTCCCCGGCACCATGGGGGCGAGGATGCCCAGATCCTGAGTGCTCTCGTTGAACAGTTCCGGGCGCGCCGCGCGCGGGCTGCGTCCCATGAAGTTCAACGTGCGCGTCTCCCCGTTCGGCAGCGAGAGCACCGCGATCCCAATGCCGCCGACGGCGGAGAAGTACGGTTCGACGACAGTGACGGCGACGGCGGTGGCGATCGTCGCGTCCACGGCGTTGCCGCCGGCGGCGAACATCCTGAGCCCCGCCTGCGTGGCCAACGGGTTCGCGGAGGCCACCATTCCCCGCCGCCCCATCGCCACGGGCCGCGGCCCGAATTCCGACGCGCCTCCGGCGTACGCCACGCTGCACCTCCGAGGATGTCGTGCCGCGGTGCCGCGGTGCGGCGCCGTTCGGTGTGGTCGTTGCGAGGTTCTACGCAGTGCCATCGTTTCCTCCGGCCTGGGGCTCCACCGGACGAGGGGGAGTTGCGAGCGACCGCGCGGAAGGTAAGTTGATGGTGGTTTGACACTCCAAGGCATTCTGGAGATAATGAAACGGTTACAATGGACATGGTTCAAACCAAAACGCGGTGCAAACACGCCCATCGCATCACCCCGCGGGTCGTAGTCGTAAAGGAGTGATGGGATGCCGGCCACGCTGATCGTCGCCAACCTCCGCTCCGGTGGAGGCCGCACGCGCGACGTTCTTCCGGTCGTCACGAACGCGCTCCGACGCGCCGGGCACGAATACGATCTGGTCGTGGCCCCCACGGCGGAATCCGCGGCGCAGTTGCTCGCCGCGTCGCTCCGGCGCGACGGGTCGAAGTTCGACCGCGTCGTCGTCCTGGGGGGTGATGGGACGATCAACGGCGCGATCAACGGCATTGTGAACAGCGGCTCCGCGCTCCCGCTGGGCATCATTCCCTGCGGCACCGGAAACGAGATGGTGCGGTCGCTGGGCATCCCCAAGGATCCGGAGAAGGCGCTACGCATCCTCTCGCAGGGTCGGGAGTGCGCGATCGACGTCGGCGTCGTGAACGGCCGGTACTTTCTGCACATCTTCGGGCTCGGCGCGGACGTGCAGGTTGTCAAGATGGTCAACACGCTCCGCGCCCGCTACCGGCTCGCGCGCAACCGCTCAGTGTACTATCTTGCGGCGCTCCTGCTGCTGTCGTCCGGCTTCGATCCATTCCCGGTGGAGATCGAGGTCGGGGACCAGGTCTTCCGCGGCAAGGCCCTGATGATCGCAGCTGCGAACGGCCGGATGTACGGCGAACGGCTGCAGGCGCTGCCGGCCCCGAGCCTCTCGGACGGATTGCTCGATCTGTACCTCCTGCAAGATCTCGGCGGACGGCGGCTGCGCAAAACCGCGCGGCTGCTTCGCCGCCTGCCCCTCCCCGAGCTCAGCGTGCAGCGGTGCCCCGAGGCGACGATCCGTCTGGACCAACGCCGCGACGCGCAGGTGGATGGAAGCCTG
This bacterium DNA region includes the following protein-coding sequences:
- a CDS encoding YegS/Rv2252/BmrU family lipid kinase, whose protein sequence is MPATLIVANLRSGGGRTRDVLPVVTNALRRAGHEYDLVVAPTAESAAQLLAASLRRDGSKFDRVVVLGGDGTINGAINGIVNSGSALPLGIIPCGTGNEMVRSLGIPKDPEKALRILSQGRECAIDVGVVNGRYFLHIFGLGADVQVVKMVNTLRARYRLARNRSVYYLAALLLLSSGFDPFPVEIEVGDQVFRGKALMIAAANGRMYGERLQALPAPSLSDGLLDLYLLQDLGGRRLRKTARLLRRLPLPELSVQRCPEATIRLDQRRDAQVDGSLLGPSQVFNLSLLPRRIRVIHPAPPALAGATRHRAEPARTGEGSPRR